A single Pseudomonas sp. HN11 DNA region contains:
- the cadR gene encoding Cd(II)/Pb(II)-responsive transcriptional regulator, translating to MKIGELAKLTDCPVETIRYYEKEGLLPPPARTDANYRVYTQAHTERLVFIRNCRSLDMTLEEIRSLLGLRDSPQDQCENVNALIDEHIHHVKARIDGLLALQEQLLDLRQRCGGGPECGILQRLEVSGSVATSEAEPSHVGRSHGH from the coding sequence ATGAAGATCGGTGAACTGGCCAAACTGACCGACTGCCCGGTGGAAACCATCCGTTACTACGAGAAGGAAGGTCTGCTGCCGCCCCCGGCTCGCACCGATGCCAACTACCGCGTGTACACGCAGGCGCATACAGAGCGGCTGGTCTTCATCCGCAACTGCCGCAGCCTGGACATGACCCTGGAAGAAATCCGCAGCCTGCTGGGCCTGCGCGACAGCCCCCAGGACCAGTGCGAAAACGTGAATGCGCTGATTGACGAGCACATTCACCATGTGAAGGCGCGGATCGATGGGCTGTTGGCGTTGCAAGAGCAATTGCTGGACTTGCGCCAACGCTGTGGCGGCGGGCCCGAGTGCGGGATTCTGCAGCGGCTGGAAGTCAGCGGAAGTGTGGCAACCAGCGAGGCTGAGCCCTCGCATGTAGGGCGCAGCCACGGGCATTGA
- the lgt gene encoding prolipoprotein diacylglyceryl transferase, protein MLPYPQIDPVALAIGPLKIHWYGLMYLIGIGGAWFLASRRLNRFDPTWTKEKLSDLIFWLSMGVIVGGRLGYVLFYDLSAYIANPTLIFEVWKGGMAFHGGFIGVMIAAWWFGRRNGKSFFQLMDFVAPMVPIGLGAGRIGNFINAELWGKPTDVPWAMVFPPFSDPAQLPRHPSQLYQFALEGVALFLILYIFSRKPRPTMAVSGMFALFYGIFRFIVEFVRVPDAQLGYLAFGWVTMGQILSLPMILGGLGLLWWAYNRPQPLKNTAL, encoded by the coding sequence ATGCTGCCTTACCCGCAGATCGACCCGGTGGCCCTGGCCATCGGTCCGCTGAAAATCCACTGGTACGGGTTGATGTACCTGATCGGCATCGGCGGTGCCTGGTTTCTGGCCTCTCGACGCCTGAACCGGTTCGACCCGACCTGGACCAAGGAGAAGCTCTCCGATCTGATTTTCTGGCTGTCGATGGGGGTGATTGTCGGCGGACGCCTGGGGTATGTGCTGTTCTACGACCTTTCTGCGTACATTGCCAACCCGACGCTGATCTTCGAAGTGTGGAAGGGCGGCATGGCGTTCCACGGTGGTTTCATTGGCGTGATGATCGCCGCGTGGTGGTTCGGCCGTCGCAATGGCAAATCGTTCTTCCAGCTGATGGACTTCGTTGCGCCAATGGTACCGATCGGCCTGGGCGCCGGGCGCATCGGCAACTTCATCAACGCCGAGCTGTGGGGCAAGCCGACCGACGTGCCCTGGGCCATGGTATTCCCGCCGTTCAGCGACCCGGCGCAACTGCCGCGCCACCCGTCGCAGCTTTATCAGTTCGCATTGGAAGGCGTGGCGCTGTTCCTTATCCTTTACATCTTCTCGCGCAAGCCGCGCCCGACCATGGCGGTGTCGGGCATGTTCGCGTTGTTCTATGGGATCTTCCGCTTTATCGTCGAGTTCGTGCGTGTGCCGGATGCACAACTGGGCTACCTGGCGTTCGGTTGGGTGACCATGGGACAGATCCTCAGCCTGCCGATGATTCTTGGCGGTCTGGGCCTGCTGTGGTGGGCATACAATCGCCCGCAACCTTTGAAGAACACCGCGCTTTAA
- a CDS encoding thymidylate synthase, with protein MKQYLELLNDVVTNGLTKGDRTGTGTRAVFARQYRHNLADGFPLLTTKKLHFKSIANELIWMLSGNTNIKWLNENGVRIWDEWATEDGDLGPVYGEQWTAWPTKDGGTINQIDYMVHTLKTNPNSRRILFHGWNVEYLPDETKSPQENARNGKQALPPCHLLYQAFVHDGHLSMQLYIRSSDVFLGLPYNTAALALLTHMLAQQCDLIPHEIIVTTGDTHAYSNHMEQIRTQLARTPKKLPELVIKRKPASIYDYKFEDFEIVGYDADPSIKADVAI; from the coding sequence ATGAAGCAATATCTCGAACTACTGAACGACGTCGTGACCAATGGATTGACCAAGGGCGATCGCACCGGCACCGGCACCAGGGCCGTGTTTGCCCGTCAGTATCGGCATAACTTGGCCGACGGCTTCCCGCTGTTGACCACCAAGAAGCTTCACTTCAAAAGCATCGCCAATGAGTTGATCTGGATGTTGAGCGGCAACACCAACATCAAGTGGCTGAATGAAAATGGCGTGCGCATCTGGGATGAATGGGCCACCGAAGATGGCGACCTCGGGCCGGTGTACGGCGAGCAGTGGACCGCCTGGCCGACCAAGGATGGCGGTACGATCAACCAGATCGACTACATGGTCCACACGCTCAAGACCAACCCCAACAGCCGCCGCATCCTGTTCCACGGCTGGAACGTCGAGTACCTGCCCGACGAGACCAAGAGCCCCCAGGAAAACGCGCGCAACGGCAAGCAGGCCCTGCCGCCGTGCCACCTGCTGTACCAGGCGTTCGTGCACGATGGTCACCTGTCGATGCAGTTGTATATCCGCAGCTCCGACGTCTTCCTCGGCCTTCCGTACAACACCGCCGCGCTGGCCTTGCTCACCCATATGCTGGCCCAGCAGTGCGACCTGATCCCTCATGAGATCATCGTCACCACCGGTGACACCCATGCCTACAGCAACCACATGGAACAGATCCGTACCCAGCTGGCGCGCACGCCGAAGAAGCTGCCGGAGCTGGTGATCAAGCGCAAGCCTGCGTCGATCTACGACTATAAGTTCGAAGACTTCGAAATCGTCGGTTACGACGCCGACCCAAGCATCAAGGCCGACGTGGCCATCTGA